Proteins from a genomic interval of Zingiber officinale cultivar Zhangliang chromosome 1B, Zo_v1.1, whole genome shotgun sequence:
- the LOC121968170 gene encoding zinc-finger homeodomain protein 3-like — protein MMDLSGHEGEMTIPIASAYIGGGTHGHNNSSIHGSLSLHHHHRDRQQPSNGPPPPPSLVLPVASAAAEDHHHCSAQKGTIKYRECLKNHAASIGGNATDGCGEFMPSGEEGTLEALKCSACGCHRNFHRKETEGEEQPSPSEYLHPLSLRGRKVVGYKRTHLLLPSPDHYHQLVPRVSPHSMIMPLQQQQQQQTSESEEVEVIRPALVVKKRARTKFTAEQKEKMLRFAEKAGWRLQKQEESVVQQFCQEIGVKRRVLKVWMHNNKHNLAKLHVPPHLSSLNDHH, from the coding sequence ATGATGGATCTTTCTGGGCATGAAGGTGAGATGACAATCCCAATAGCTAGTGCCTATATTGGTGGCGGTACTCATGGCCACAACAACAGCAGCATCCATGGCAGCCTTtccctccaccaccaccaccgcGACCGCCAGCAGCCCTCCAatggtcctcctcctcctccctctcTAGTCCTACCCGTTGCCAGCGCCGCCGCAGAGGACCATCACCACTGCAGCGCCCAGAAAGGCACGATCAAGTACAGGGAGTGCCTCAAGAACCACGCGGCCTCCATCGGCGGCAATGCCACCGATGGCTGCGGCGAGTTCATGCCCAGCGGCGAGGAGGGCACCCTCGAGGCGCTCAAGTGCTCGGCCTGCGGCTGCCACAGGAACTTCCACAGGAAGGAGACCGAAGGAGAAGAGCAGCCTTCTCCATCGGAGTACCTCCACCCGCTCAGCCTCAGAGGAAGGAAGGTGGTGGGCTACAAGAGGACCCATCTCCTTCTCCCTAGCCCTGACCACTACCACCAGCTTGTCCCACGAGTCAGCCCGCACAGCATGATCATGCctctgcagcagcagcagcagcagcagacgTCGGAGTCGGAGGAGGTGGAAGTGATAAGGCCAGCTTTGGTGGTGAAGAAGAGGGCCAGGACCAAGTTCACGGCGgagcaaaaggagaagatgctgcGGTTCGCGGAGAAGGCCGGGTGGAGGCTCCAGAAGCAAGAGGAGAGCGTGGTGCAGCAGTTCTGCCAGGAGATCGGGGTGAAGAGGAGAGTGCTCAAGGTGTGGATGCACAACAACAAGCACAACTTGGCAAAGTTGCATGTTCCTCCACACCTTTCCAGTTTGAATGACCACCATTAA